The sequence below is a genomic window from Buchnera aphidicola (Sitobion avenae).
GCAGAATCTCCATGAGGATGATATTTTCCTATAACGTCACCTACTACACGAGCGGATTTTTTATATGATTTATTCCAATCATTATTTAGTACATACATTGCAAAAAGTATTCTTCGATGAACAGGTTTTAAACCATCTCGAACATCTGGTAAAGCTCGGCCAACTATTACAGACATAGAATAGTCTAAGTAAGAGCTCTTCAACTCTTCTTCAATATTGACCTGTATAATTTCTCGTGCAGGGTCTTTCATAGAACTTTTATCTCTTTAATTAAAGCAATCAAATTAAGTATAAAAGTATAACATAATTAAACTATTAGATGCATATAAAGAAAACTATTCTTGATTATAAATAGTTTTATAAAATAATTACATTGCAATAAAAAATATTTTTTATATTGTTTATTTGAAATGAAAGTATTATTATAAATTATAATTATATAAAATATAATTATAAATTAAAGAAGTCATCATTAAAATATAATGGTTTGTTAACTTGATTTTAAAATGAGATCTTACTTATGAAAGATGAAGAAAAAAATTTAATAGAAAATTTATTTCATCGTTTAAAAAAAGCTGAATTGAACACTTCTGAAAGAGATAGTTCGGCAGATGAGTTAATTCAAAATTTAGTAAAAAAACAACCTGCTTCTTCTTATTATATGACTCAAACAATATTGATCCAAGAAACAGCGATAAAAAAAATGAGCATGAAAATTGAAGAATTGAAAATGCGAATAAAATCATTAAATAATAATAAAGAAGAATCAAACAAAAAAACAAGTTTTTTATCCAGTTTTTTTAAAAAAAACCCGACTCCTCAAAAAGCATCTAATGATGATATCTGGAAAAAAAAAGAAGATATTCTACCGCCTAATTATTCTAATACAACTGTTTTGCCCACAACTCAATCATTACCCACAGTAAACAGTAGAAGCAGTAGTTTTCTTGGCAGTGCATTGCAAACTGCAACAGGTGTTGCAGGTGGTATGATTTTAGGCAATATGTTGATGAATGTTTTTAGTCATTCCAAACCAGAAGAAGATATATTTGATACTGTTAATAAATCATCTTTAGATCAG
It includes:
- a CDS encoding DUF2076 domain-containing protein, coding for MKDEEKNLIENLFHRLKKAELNTSERDSSADELIQNLVKKQPASSYYMTQTILIQETAIKKMSMKIEELKMRIKSLNNNKEESNKKTSFLSSFFKKNPTPQKASNDDIWKKKEDILPPNYSNTTVLPTTQSLPTVNSRSSSFLGSALQTATGVAGGMILGNMLMNVFSHSKPEEDIFDTVNKSSLDQYQEENFLNNDHHDHHDHHDLINYEYDNESDIYENELSSSNTFVNNDVYNTDDIDDDNFI